In one Bacillus sp. PK3_68 genomic region, the following are encoded:
- the dinG gene encoding ATP-dependent DNA helicase DinG, with product MKDFKFVVTDFETTGHASKGNDRIIQASFVVIENKQITGQYTSFFNPEMPIPVFIEELTGISDDLVKDAPFFYEAAKDILPLLEGAVFVAHNVAFDLQFLQSELERAGYSAFSGPAIDTVELARIVWPTSDSYKLGELTSNLGLHHDRPHQADSDAYVTAEMLLMMIEKLESLPMVTLEKLEKLSIRLKSDIYLLIKAIIQDKQSNIEQLPEQTEVYRGLALRKKRIEQRIIEKTPPAYPETVEEKAALIEGVPHFELRESQMDMMDLVHRSLQTSQHLAVEAGTGTGKSLGYLLPAVYQSKQEKEPVIVSTYTVILQQQLLQKEIYQLQQLVPFPIRATVLKGRNHYIDLYKFSQSLKGMSDNYDFTLAKMQILTWLLETETGDVDEINLSSGGELFWNEIRQDSDYMNKGRKAWLDKDFYLHAKKQAREADIIITNHSLLVADLMAKNAFFPACRHVIIDEAHHFERAARDRLGLAIDQLTCKQLFSKIGTYEQKELFYQIEKLFSKYGKPEKEDERLSVNRRLQELQFESDEWFKVLQMYFEQHTKKRSGNWHRRQLRITDETRNLRYWDHIEYGAERIDSLLGNLITWMKRRLGELDEFREQMSASEQVKTDSFKEVIAEWEEFQLTLLRLIFRPEENEVIWMEGDSRSFANTFVIKSHPMEAAKMIQDTLLQQKHVVFTSATLAVNGSFRFFAEETGLSAFDHKEVILPSPFDFKQNCRMIIPNDVPEVKNVHQEEYIESLANHLTAVAEAAKGRMLVLFTSFDMMKRTYDLMKDSGLLDDFILLAQGITSGSRTRLTRNFQRFDKAILFGTNSFWEGIDIPGEDLSCLIIVRLPFSPPDEPFTQAKNEQLAQLRKNAFSAYSLPQAVLRFRQGFGRLIRSSTDRGVIIVFDRRIQTNAYGKTFLQSIPAIPVEEASLGETISIIEKWL from the coding sequence ATGAAGGATTTTAAATTTGTCGTAACCGACTTTGAAACGACTGGCCATGCGTCGAAAGGAAATGACCGTATTATACAGGCTTCCTTTGTTGTAATTGAAAATAAGCAAATTACTGGACAGTACACCTCTTTTTTTAATCCAGAAATGCCGATTCCTGTGTTTATTGAAGAACTGACAGGTATTTCTGACGATCTCGTGAAAGATGCCCCGTTTTTCTATGAAGCCGCCAAGGACATTCTTCCCTTGTTAGAGGGAGCAGTCTTTGTTGCTCATAACGTCGCTTTTGACCTTCAATTCCTACAGTCGGAGCTTGAACGAGCGGGATACAGTGCTTTTTCAGGTCCTGCTATCGATACGGTGGAATTGGCTAGAATTGTTTGGCCAACATCAGATAGCTACAAGTTGGGGGAATTAACCAGCAATCTAGGGCTTCATCATGATCGTCCTCATCAAGCTGACAGTGACGCTTATGTAACAGCAGAAATGCTGCTGATGATGATTGAAAAGCTTGAGAGCCTGCCAATGGTAACCCTTGAGAAACTGGAAAAGCTCTCTATACGCTTGAAAAGCGATATTTATTTATTAATTAAAGCGATTATTCAAGATAAGCAATCTAATATTGAGCAGCTGCCTGAACAGACCGAAGTATATCGGGGGCTTGCTCTTCGTAAAAAGAGAATTGAACAGAGAATCATTGAAAAAACGCCCCCTGCTTACCCGGAAACAGTAGAGGAAAAAGCCGCATTAATTGAGGGTGTTCCTCATTTTGAGCTTCGTGAAAGCCAAATGGACATGATGGATCTTGTCCATCGCTCCTTGCAAACTTCACAGCATTTAGCAGTAGAGGCGGGAACCGGCACAGGAAAATCTCTTGGTTACCTTTTGCCGGCTGTTTATCAGAGCAAACAGGAGAAAGAACCAGTTATTGTTAGTACATATACAGTGATTTTGCAGCAGCAACTGCTGCAAAAGGAAATTTATCAGCTGCAACAGCTGGTGCCTTTTCCAATAAGGGCCACTGTATTGAAAGGCAGAAACCATTACATTGATTTATACAAATTTTCCCAAAGCCTCAAGGGAATGAGCGATAATTATGACTTTACACTTGCTAAAATGCAAATTTTAACGTGGCTGCTTGAAACAGAAACGGGCGATGTAGATGAAATCAATCTTTCCTCGGGCGGGGAATTATTTTGGAATGAAATTCGGCAGGATAGCGATTACATGAATAAAGGGCGCAAAGCCTGGCTTGATAAAGACTTTTATTTGCACGCTAAAAAACAGGCGAGAGAAGCAGATATTATTATTACGAACCATTCTTTACTTGTTGCGGATTTAATGGCAAAAAACGCATTCTTTCCTGCATGCCGTCATGTAATTATTGATGAAGCGCATCATTTTGAACGGGCAGCAAGAGATCGTCTCGGCTTAGCGATTGACCAACTCACGTGTAAACAGTTGTTTTCAAAAATTGGTACCTATGAACAGAAAGAGTTATTTTATCAAATTGAAAAGCTATTTTCCAAGTATGGCAAGCCAGAGAAAGAAGACGAACGGTTGTCTGTCAATCGCAGGCTGCAAGAGCTTCAATTTGAAAGTGACGAATGGTTCAAAGTATTGCAAATGTATTTTGAGCAGCATACGAAAAAGCGGTCAGGAAACTGGCACCGGCGTCAGTTGAGAATAACTGATGAAACGAGAAACCTCCGTTATTGGGATCATATCGAGTATGGTGCAGAAAGAATAGATTCGTTATTGGGAAATCTTATCACCTGGATGAAGCGCCGGCTTGGAGAGCTGGATGAATTCAGAGAACAAATGTCGGCTTCAGAACAAGTGAAGACGGATAGCTTTAAAGAGGTGATTGCAGAATGGGAGGAATTTCAGCTTACGCTCTTACGGTTGATTTTCCGTCCGGAAGAGAATGAAGTTATTTGGATGGAAGGAGATAGCCGCTCCTTCGCTAACACGTTTGTCATTAAATCTCATCCAATGGAAGCGGCCAAAATGATTCAAGACACCTTGCTTCAGCAAAAACATGTAGTGTTTACTTCGGCAACACTGGCAGTCAACGGCTCTTTTCGTTTTTTCGCGGAAGAGACAGGTCTTTCTGCATTTGATCATAAAGAGGTCATTTTGCCATCTCCGTTTGATTTTAAGCAAAATTGCCGGATGATCATTCCAAATGATGTTCCGGAAGTAAAAAATGTCCATCAGGAAGAATACATCGAATCTTTAGCCAATCATTTAACAGCCGTTGCTGAAGCGGCCAAAGGAAGAATGCTCGTTTTGTTTACGTCGTTTGACATGATGAAAAGAACGTATGACCTAATGAAAGATAGCGGCCTTCTTGATGATTTTATTTTGTTGGCCCAGGGAATTACAAGTGGAAGTCGCACCCGTTTGACAAGAAATTTCCAAAGGTTTGACAAAGCGATTTTATTTGGTACAAACAGCTTTTGGGAGGGAATTGACATTCCAGGAGAAGATTTATCTTGTCTTATTATTGTCCGACTACCATTTTCTCCGCCTGATGAGCCGTTTACCCAAGCAAAAAATGAACAACTGGCGCAATTGAGGAAAAATGCTTTTTCTGCTTACTCTCTTCCCCAAGCGGTTCTGCGCTTTCGGCAAGGGTTCGGCCGGCTCATTCGCAGCAGCACAGATCGGGGAGTCATCATTGTATTTGACCGGCGCATTCAGACAAATGCGTATGGGAAAACATTTCTACAATCGATTCCAGCTATTCCGGTAGAAGAAGCATCGCTTGGCGAGACGATTTCAATCATTGAGAAATGGCTGTGA
- a CDS encoding TetR/AcrR family transcriptional regulator: protein MITEKKDTKERIIEAVYALVQKQGIAKMTMETVAEKAGISKSGLFYHFPTKELLIEAMVNRLFNQFDHQLNQEYEADQKPGGRTRSYIKTTFLMHDQEENEFVVALLAALVNNPELLRPAKDYYELWQSQLENDEIDPVIATIIRLTTDGLWFSELFGLAPIDSGLRQRVYETLSNLIDKREK, encoded by the coding sequence ATGATCACTGAAAAAAAAGATACAAAAGAGCGAATTATTGAAGCAGTCTATGCCTTAGTTCAAAAACAAGGAATCGCAAAAATGACTATGGAGACAGTAGCCGAAAAAGCAGGAATTAGTAAAAGTGGATTATTTTACCACTTCCCAACGAAAGAATTATTAATTGAGGCGATGGTGAATCGGCTATTTAATCAATTTGACCACCAGCTTAACCAAGAATATGAAGCGGACCAAAAACCGGGTGGACGAACACGCTCTTATATTAAAACGACCTTTCTTATGCACGATCAGGAAGAGAATGAGTTTGTGGTCGCGTTGCTTGCTGCACTTGTAAACAATCCTGAACTGCTCAGGCCGGCTAAAGATTATTATGAACTATGGCAAAGCCAATTGGAAAATGACGAAATAGACCCGGTCATTGCTACCATCATCCGCTTAACGACCGACGGTTTGTGGTTTTCAGAACTATTTGGTTTAGCTCCTATTGATTCAGGTTTACGTCAGCGCGTTTATGAAACCCTTTCCAATTTAATAGACAAACGAGAGAAATGA
- a CDS encoding sigma 54-interacting transcriptional regulator: protein MLTFVSQNKHMDKLMKTLERIALFDTTVIIYGESGTGKSLLAKYIHEKSSRAKEACIIINCAALPEHLLESELFGYADGAFTGANKAGKIGLIEAANHGTLFLDEIGELPLNIQAKLLQVLQDREFTPIGETASRKVDIRIIAATNQNLREMVRRKKFREDLYYRLNVVDVKVPALRERMDDIVPLTNHFLEKFNKKFNTERTISKDVYRFFNEYTWPGNVRELENLIEKLIVVSETCIDIDHIPDTLQEQADHHATDSPFTSFDQSLEEFEKKIIIEAYNRFKNYRKVAEFLKISQSRAARLIRKYSASC from the coding sequence ATGCTCACTTTTGTTTCGCAAAATAAGCATATGGACAAATTGATGAAAACACTGGAAAGAATAGCACTCTTTGATACGACAGTTATTATTTATGGGGAGTCAGGAACAGGAAAGAGCTTGTTAGCAAAATATATTCATGAAAAAAGCTCCCGTGCAAAGGAAGCGTGCATCATTATTAATTGCGCTGCTCTCCCTGAGCATTTGTTAGAATCGGAACTCTTTGGCTATGCGGACGGCGCTTTTACAGGAGCCAACAAAGCAGGAAAAATCGGCTTAATCGAAGCGGCAAATCACGGTACACTCTTTCTTGACGAAATCGGAGAGCTGCCGCTTAATATCCAAGCGAAGCTGCTTCAGGTTCTTCAAGACCGCGAATTCACCCCTATTGGTGAAACAGCCTCAAGAAAAGTCGATATTCGTATTATTGCAGCTACCAACCAAAACTTAAGAGAAATGGTAAGAAGAAAGAAATTTAGAGAGGATCTCTACTATAGATTAAATGTGGTGGACGTAAAAGTGCCGGCGTTAAGAGAACGGATGGATGATATCGTTCCTTTAACCAATCATTTTTTGGAGAAATTCAATAAAAAATTCAATACAGAGCGCACCATCTCCAAAGACGTCTACCGTTTTTTTAATGAATATACTTGGCCTGGGAATGTAAGAGAGCTTGAAAACTTAATTGAAAAGCTCATAGTTGTCTCTGAGACTTGTATCGATATCGATCATATCCCTGATACTCTGCAAGAACAAGCCGATCATCACGCCACTGATTCCCCCTTTACATCTTTTGACCAATCACTCGAAGAATTTGAAAAGAAAATTATCATTGAGGCATATAACCGCTTTAAAAATTATAGAAAGGTGGCTGAATTTCTTAAAATTAGCCAATCGAGAGCGGCAAGATTAATTAGAAAGTACTCTGCAAGCTGTTAA
- a CDS encoding NAD(P)/FAD-dependent oxidoreductase — MKNTNEMVDMTIIGGGPVGLFTAFYAGMRQSSVKIIESLPQLGGQLSALYPEKFIYDIAGFPKVRAQELIDNLIAQMNVFHPIVCLEQTVEHVEKLENGLFKIVTDKDLHYSKTIIITAGNGAFQPRKLQIEGADKFEKENLHYFINDLSRYEGKKVAIFGGGDSAVDWALMLESIAEKVTLVHRREKFRAHEHSVELLKKSRVEVAVPFVPVGLRGQQQIDQVVLEEVKTGEERVLDVDDVLVTYGFVSSLGPIKEWDLEIKKSSIVVNSKMETSVEGIYAAGDICTYEGKVKLIASGFGEAPAAVSNAKVYIDPKAKVQPLHSTSIMGEKDKVTV; from the coding sequence ATGAAAAATACAAATGAAATGGTTGATATGACAATTATTGGGGGCGGACCAGTCGGATTATTTACTGCTTTCTATGCAGGGATGCGTCAGTCATCGGTTAAGATTATTGAAAGTCTTCCTCAATTAGGAGGACAACTTTCAGCGTTGTATCCAGAAAAATTTATTTATGATATTGCCGGTTTCCCAAAAGTCCGTGCGCAAGAATTAATTGATAATTTAATAGCGCAGATGAATGTGTTCCATCCTATTGTTTGCCTGGAGCAAACAGTAGAGCATGTTGAGAAGCTAGAGAACGGTTTATTTAAAATTGTAACAGATAAAGATCTTCATTATTCCAAAACGATTATTATTACGGCTGGCAATGGGGCCTTTCAGCCGAGAAAGCTGCAGATCGAGGGAGCAGATAAATTTGAGAAGGAGAATCTTCATTACTTTATCAATGATTTAAGCCGGTACGAAGGTAAAAAAGTGGCTATTTTTGGTGGAGGAGATTCTGCTGTTGACTGGGCCTTAATGCTGGAATCAATTGCAGAAAAGGTTACACTTGTCCACCGTAGGGAGAAGTTTCGTGCGCATGAACACAGTGTAGAGCTATTGAAAAAATCTAGAGTTGAAGTCGCCGTGCCGTTTGTTCCAGTCGGATTACGCGGACAACAACAAATTGATCAAGTTGTCTTGGAAGAGGTAAAAACCGGTGAAGAACGGGTGTTAGACGTAGATGATGTGTTAGTCACATACGGATTTGTGTCTTCTCTTGGTCCGATCAAGGAGTGGGACCTAGAAATTAAAAAGAGTTCAATCGTCGTAAATTCAAAAATGGAGACAAGCGTGGAAGGCATTTATGCAGCAGGAGATATTTGTACGTATGAAGGTAAAGTGAAGTTAATAGCAAGCGGGTTTGGTGAAGCGCCCGCTGCTGTAAGCAATGCGAAGGTATATATTGATCCGAAGGCAAAGGTACAGCCGCTTCACAGCACAAGCATTATGGGGGAAAAAGATAAAGTGACGGTTTGA
- a CDS encoding APC family permease yields the protein MNEKVGLKRRLKFIHVFVLGLALLTPSTVFDTFGIASLATKGHVPLVYMFAMCAIIFTVLSYVQMVKAFPSAGSAYTYVQKTFHPNIGFLVGWSALCDYLFLPMVYALAIKIYMSAYFPSVPEWLWVAIPILLISVANLFNIKVAVSFSTFFVLLQVLISGIFVALLIGGMMNREEAGSLFSLEPLYSANLTFSAVLAGVTILAYSFVGFDAMSTLAEETINPTKTIPRAMIALALYTGITYTVITYFLQASYPDVSIFHDPEAAAAEIAPQIGGMLFASIFLGIIIVSNISGGIAAQLSISRLLYAMGRDNVLPRKIFGYVTPRSGIPIYNIIISGGVALTAVFFDLVTAASLISFGAFTAFTFVNLSVIVYYYVKNKRRSIKETFLYLIFPLIGIGFLSIMWYSMDAQALLLGLFWNTAGFIFLLCITKMFKKSAPMFDFDESEPALIEEDKNHTAVNEVNI from the coding sequence ATGAATGAAAAGGTCGGACTAAAAAGACGCTTAAAGTTTATTCATGTTTTTGTGCTCGGATTAGCTTTGCTAACGCCTTCAACCGTCTTTGATACTTTTGGAATCGCGTCCCTTGCCACTAAGGGACACGTTCCTTTAGTGTATATGTTCGCTATGTGTGCCATAATTTTTACAGTATTGAGTTATGTCCAGATGGTAAAAGCATTTCCAAGTGCGGGTTCGGCCTATACGTATGTCCAAAAGACTTTTCATCCCAACATCGGCTTTCTCGTTGGATGGTCTGCTTTATGTGATTATCTCTTTCTTCCAATGGTCTATGCCTTAGCGATAAAAATTTATATGTCTGCTTATTTCCCTTCTGTACCGGAATGGTTATGGGTAGCTATTCCGATATTGCTAATAAGTGTGGCGAATTTATTTAATATTAAGGTGGCTGTATCGTTTAGTACATTTTTCGTATTATTACAAGTACTCATCTCCGGTATTTTTGTTGCCTTGTTGATTGGAGGGATGATGAACAGAGAGGAGGCAGGAAGTTTATTTTCATTAGAACCGCTCTATTCAGCTAATTTAACTTTTTCAGCTGTTTTGGCAGGGGTAACTATTTTAGCTTATTCATTTGTTGGCTTTGATGCAATGAGTACGCTGGCAGAGGAAACGATAAACCCAACGAAAACGATACCCAGGGCGATGATTGCTTTAGCACTTTATACAGGAATCACGTACACGGTGATTACTTATTTCTTACAGGCAAGTTATCCGGATGTATCGATTTTTCACGACCCTGAAGCAGCAGCAGCTGAAATAGCGCCCCAAATTGGAGGGATGCTTTTTGCCTCTATCTTTCTGGGAATCATTATCGTCAGTAATATATCGGGAGGAATAGCAGCACAATTAAGTATTTCGCGCTTATTGTACGCAATGGGGCGAGATAATGTCCTTCCTCGGAAAATATTCGGATACGTCACGCCTCGCTCCGGCATTCCTATTTATAACATTATTATTTCTGGAGGAGTGGCTTTAACGGCGGTATTCTTTGACCTGGTGACGGCCGCTTCGCTGATAAGTTTTGGAGCATTTACGGCTTTTACATTTGTTAATTTATCCGTCATTGTTTACTACTATGTGAAGAATAAAAGGCGGTCTATAAAAGAGACATTTTTGTATTTGATCTTTCCATTAATAGGGATCGGTTTTCTTTCGATTATGTGGTACAGTATGGACGCACAGGCACTTTTACTCGGTTTGTTCTGGAATACAGCGGGCTTTATTTTCCTGCTGTGCATTACAAAAATGTTTAAAAAATCAGCGCCAATGTTTGATTTTGATGAGTCCGAGCCTGCACTCATTGAAGAGGATAAGAACCATACAGCAGTAAACGAAGTTAATATCTGA
- a CDS encoding aromatic ring-hydroxylating dioxygenase subunit alpha, whose product MSTNMIHRYKADARESYTLPSDYYTSDEALKLDKEKIFYKNWIYAGHIEKVDIPGKYFTFQLFEQNIMIVKGKDHVIRGFYNVCPHRGHELVEGEGKKSVIACPYHAWTFHLDGQFNRGRAVDQIKNFDLEEACLTPVRVETFLNFIFVNLDPNAKPMREMMPGLEEEIRAHIPQLDGLTLSHRIKYDIKANWKNVVDNYLECHHCQVAHPQFVELIDMKSYKIEPQDYYVAQTSNSKGKLVCNTDSETNDQDIETYLSYWLWPTLAIDVMPGEPGLIIMYIEPNGPESSIEYLEFYYLTKEPSEEGWENIKYQDEVLTPEDISLVESVQRGLRSKGYVDGRYVIDHERSSISEHGVHHFHGLVLKALEGV is encoded by the coding sequence ATGAGTACAAACATGATTCATCGCTATAAAGCAGACGCACGGGAATCATATACATTGCCATCGGATTATTACACAAGTGATGAAGCATTAAAATTAGATAAGGAAAAGATCTTTTATAAAAACTGGATTTATGCCGGGCATATAGAAAAAGTAGATATCCCAGGGAAATACTTTACCTTTCAACTATTTGAACAAAATATTATGATCGTTAAAGGGAAGGATCATGTCATTAGAGGTTTTTATAATGTATGTCCGCACAGGGGGCATGAACTGGTCGAAGGAGAAGGGAAAAAATCCGTCATTGCTTGTCCTTATCATGCATGGACATTTCATTTAGACGGTCAGTTTAACCGGGGCCGTGCCGTTGATCAAATTAAAAATTTTGATCTTGAAGAAGCGTGCTTAACCCCTGTACGGGTAGAAACTTTTTTAAACTTTATCTTTGTTAATCTTGATCCGAACGCTAAACCAATGCGGGAAATGATGCCGGGATTAGAAGAGGAAATTCGTGCTCATATCCCTCAGCTGGACGGTTTAACATTGTCACATCGGATTAAATATGATATTAAGGCTAATTGGAAGAACGTAGTAGACAATTACCTTGAATGTCATCATTGCCAAGTGGCCCATCCTCAATTCGTCGAGTTGATCGATATGAAGAGTTATAAAATTGAACCGCAAGATTATTATGTGGCGCAAACGAGCAACAGCAAAGGGAAATTAGTTTGCAATACTGACAGTGAAACAAATGATCAGGATATCGAAACGTATCTTTCTTATTGGTTATGGCCGACTTTGGCTATCGACGTTATGCCGGGAGAGCCGGGATTAATCATTATGTATATCGAGCCGAATGGACCAGAGTCTTCCATTGAATACTTGGAATTTTACTATTTAACGAAGGAGCCATCGGAAGAAGGATGGGAAAATATCAAATATCAAGATGAAGTATTAACGCCCGAAGATATTAGTTTAGTTGAAAGCGTGCAACGCGGACTTCGATCAAAGGGATATGTGGATGGCCGTTATGTGATTGATCATGAAAGATCATCCATAAGCGAGCATGGGGTTCATCATTTTCATGGTTTAGTTTTGAAGGCATTAGAGGGGGTCTAA
- a CDS encoding aldehyde dehydrogenase family protein, giving the protein MSVDTSVLELKMFVNGEWKTAKNGDENIVINPATQEVIARAPRATKEETEEAIAAARAAFESGIWSGLTTHERAQYLNKIADKIDEKFEELVNLEVMDNGKLKAEAEFDVADAATCFRYYAGLILTPEGETYQVPENVQAMVVREPVGVAGLIVPWNFPLLMSVWKIAPALAAGNTIVYKPAEATPITAMKLVEIIEEVGVPQGVMNLVMGRGAVVGQTIAESHDVDMISFTGSTNVGREIMKAAAGNLKKISLELGGKSPNIIFADADFETAVDYALFGIFFGAGQVCSSGSRILVEESIYDQFVERYIERAKQIKVGPGMNEDSQVGAIASEQQMNAILNYIEIGKQEGAILACGGSRLLTDGLDQGFFIEPTVFTNVTSDMRIVKEEIFGPVVTIQKFKSEDEAIQLANETDFGLAGAVFSNDGAKALRVIKQVRAGITWINAYHPTYVEAPWGGYKQSGIGRSLGTYGLEDFQEIKQININLNVEPVGWFPG; this is encoded by the coding sequence ATGTCAGTAGACACATCGGTATTAGAATTGAAAATGTTTGTCAATGGAGAATGGAAAACAGCAAAAAACGGAGACGAGAATATTGTGATCAATCCGGCGACACAAGAAGTGATTGCCAGAGCGCCAAGAGCAACAAAAGAGGAGACAGAAGAAGCGATTGCAGCTGCCAGAGCAGCTTTTGAAAGCGGTATCTGGTCAGGCTTAACGACACATGAACGGGCCCAATACTTAAATAAAATTGCAGATAAAATTGATGAAAAGTTTGAGGAGCTCGTAAACTTGGAAGTCATGGATAACGGCAAGCTGAAAGCGGAGGCAGAGTTTGATGTAGCTGATGCTGCTACATGCTTCCGGTATTATGCCGGCTTAATTCTAACGCCGGAAGGAGAAACATACCAAGTGCCTGAAAACGTTCAAGCTATGGTCGTTCGTGAGCCAGTGGGAGTTGCTGGATTGATTGTACCGTGGAACTTTCCCCTTTTGATGAGTGTGTGGAAAATAGCACCGGCTCTTGCAGCTGGTAACACCATCGTGTATAAGCCGGCAGAAGCAACGCCTATTACAGCGATGAAGTTGGTCGAGATTATTGAAGAAGTGGGGGTTCCACAGGGAGTGATGAATCTCGTGATGGGAAGAGGGGCAGTTGTTGGCCAGACAATTGCTGAAAGTCATGATGTAGATATGATTTCATTCACCGGAAGCACAAATGTTGGCCGAGAAATTATGAAGGCAGCAGCTGGAAATCTAAAGAAGATTTCTCTTGAACTTGGGGGCAAATCACCGAATATTATTTTTGCTGATGCTGATTTTGAAACAGCGGTTGACTACGCGTTATTCGGCATTTTCTTCGGAGCTGGACAGGTATGCTCTTCAGGAAGCCGCATTCTTGTCGAGGAGAGCATCTATGATCAATTTGTAGAGCGTTACATAGAGCGAGCAAAGCAAATTAAAGTAGGTCCAGGAATGAATGAAGATTCCCAAGTTGGAGCCATTGCAAGTGAACAGCAGATGAATGCTATTTTAAATTATATCGAAATCGGCAAGCAGGAGGGAGCTATTCTTGCTTGTGGTGGAAGCCGCTTGCTAACTGATGGATTAGATCAAGGCTTCTTCATTGAGCCGACAGTCTTCACAAATGTAACTTCTGATATGCGGATTGTAAAAGAAGAAATTTTCGGACCGGTTGTAACGATTCAAAAGTTTAAAAGTGAAGATGAAGCCATTCAGCTTGCGAACGAAACAGATTTTGGCTTGGCAGGGGCTGTGTTCTCAAATGATGGAGCAAAAGCCTTGCGTGTCATTAAACAAGTACGTGCCGGCATTACATGGATAAATGCTTATCATCCTACTTACGTGGAAGCACCATGGGGGGGATACAAGCAAAGTGGAATCGGTCGAAGCCTTGGAACATATGGACTCGAAGATTTTCAGGAAATCAAACAAATTAATATTAATCTTAATGTAGAACCGGTTGGCTGGTTCCCGGGCTAA
- the panD gene encoding aspartate 1-decarboxylase — translation MFRTMMNGKIHRATVTEANLNYVGSITIDQNLMDAAGMMANEKVQIVNNNNGARLETYIIPGERNSGVICLNGAAARLVQPGDKVIIISYVMVAEEKVKDHRPKVVVAGENNEIEQLLHEEIAGTII, via the coding sequence ATGTTTCGTACAATGATGAATGGGAAAATTCACCGGGCTACCGTAACGGAAGCGAACTTAAATTATGTGGGCAGCATTACGATTGACCAAAATTTAATGGACGCCGCTGGAATGATGGCAAATGAGAAAGTGCAGATTGTCAACAATAACAATGGTGCCCGTTTAGAAACTTATATTATTCCAGGTGAACGGAACAGCGGCGTGATCTGTTTAAATGGGGCGGCAGCAAGACTTGTCCAACCGGGTGATAAAGTTATTATTATCTCCTATGTCATGGTCGCCGAGGAGAAGGTAAAGGATCACCGTCCGAAAGTAGTGGTGGCTGGGGAAAATAATGAGATTGAACAGCTTCTTCACGAGGAGATTGCTGGTACAATTATATAA
- the panC gene encoding pantoate--beta-alanine ligase yields MRVIKTVKELKAFVRTEKQAGHQIGLVPTMGFLHEGHLTLANKAQQENDTIIMSIFVNPLQFGPNEDFERYPRDLDRDEQLAASAGVDCLFAPEVEEMYPEPSIITMTVTDRTDKLCGVKRPGHFDGVVKVVTKLFHLAEPDKAYFGLKDAQQFAVIDGLVKSLNFPVEVVGVETVREEDGLAKSSRNVYLTEEERTKAPYLQKALQHGVQAAEQGGKSVKEIIDLTASYLENHTGATIDYVDLLSYPELNSLKEVQGKMILAAAINYSKARLIDNIIFTVGGEC; encoded by the coding sequence ATGAGAGTAATTAAGACAGTTAAGGAATTAAAAGCCTTTGTCCGGACGGAAAAACAGGCTGGACACCAGATTGGCCTGGTGCCGACAATGGGCTTTCTTCATGAAGGGCATCTTACCCTCGCCAATAAAGCACAGCAGGAAAATGACACGATTATTATGAGCATCTTCGTCAACCCGCTGCAATTTGGACCAAATGAAGACTTTGAACGTTATCCGCGGGATTTAGACCGAGATGAGCAACTCGCCGCTTCAGCAGGTGTAGACTGTCTTTTTGCTCCCGAAGTAGAAGAGATGTATCCGGAGCCTTCTATTATAACTATGACAGTTACAGACAGAACAGACAAGCTGTGCGGCGTGAAGCGGCCAGGACATTTTGATGGGGTAGTGAAGGTCGTCACGAAGCTATTTCATTTAGCTGAGCCAGATAAAGCTTATTTTGGCTTGAAAGATGCCCAACAGTTTGCTGTCATTGACGGTCTCGTGAAGTCATTAAACTTTCCGGTGGAAGTTGTAGGAGTGGAGACTGTCAGAGAAGAGGACGGACTGGCAAAAAGCTCACGCAACGTCTATTTAACGGAAGAGGAACGCACAAAGGCGCCATATTTGCAAAAAGCTCTCCAGCACGGCGTACAGGCAGCAGAACAGGGCGGAAAAAGTGTAAAAGAAATTATTGATTTGACTGCTTCCTATTTAGAGAATCACACTGGCGCAACAATTGATTATGTGGACTTGCTTTCTTATCCGGAATTAAACTCTTTAAAAGAAGTGCAAGGAAAGATGATTCTGGCAGCAGCGATCAATTATTCAAAAGCGCGTTTAATTGATAACATTATTTTTACGGTTGGAGGAGAATGCTGA